The DNA sequence GCTCGAGGCCGCCTACGCGAAGGCCCGCCGCGACCCCTCCTTCTGGAAGGAGTTCCGCCATTACGCGGAACGCTACGGCGGGCGCCCCACGCCTCTGTTCTTCGCGGAACG is a window from the Planctomycetota bacterium genome containing:
- a CDS encoding tryptophan synthase subunit beta (catalyzes the formation of L-tryptophan from L-serine and 1-(indol-3-yl)glycerol 3-phosphate) → MKWPYPDRRGKFGPYGGRYVPDTLISNLEELEAAYAKARRDPSFWKEFRHYAERYGGRPTPLFFAER